The Kitasatospora sp. NBC_00374 genome has a segment encoding these proteins:
- a CDS encoding NPCBM/NEW2 domain-containing protein, producing the protein MAVHRLKKRRRVVSAIAALGAAGGAAAMLASTAAAGPTPGTYTYYSFPSGTGSLHDVTWTTTPQFDPGYTANIFWSHQFSFDNGQGAYFGMQSNGGQKRTLLFSVWDTDGARKGPDSTCEPFGGEGEGQHCQAHVDWTAGHTYKFSLAPKGQGWFTATVTDASTGTSTEVGTIRAAKGGREATGINPGGMIDWTEYFEWSQSSSNCYNQPAAAVAFAPPTGNGGTVTAKVSGTSVNNTCGSDAKVDTTAPGSVHRTAIGNSPRGLVHSDQKCLRAPGSGKAALSDCNTTAGDRAWVYSADQTLRLRSDDCLTANGSATAVGACQGDSKAQGKVNDPAKRWTYDPTAKTLKNSQSGLCLTAAADGTTSTKDCAGTADQKWTLPTTGTTDPTPVPPNPTPVPPVPPTTPPVHTGPLTDQDWTAATSGWGPAEKNRSNGEQAAGDGRTLTIRGTTYAKGIGAHATSTIAYNLAGTCKTLTVDVGLDDESRGKGSVNFEIYRDTTKVADSGTLTGTSPVQHLTADLTGGRQLRLVVNNGGDNINYDHADWADPQITCS; encoded by the coding sequence GTGGCCGTTCACCGCCTGAAGAAGCGTCGCCGCGTGGTCAGCGCCATCGCCGCCCTCGGGGCGGCGGGAGGGGCGGCCGCGATGCTCGCCTCGACAGCTGCGGCCGGCCCCACCCCCGGCACCTACACCTACTACAGCTTCCCCTCGGGCACCGGCTCCCTCCACGACGTCACCTGGACGACCACCCCGCAGTTCGACCCCGGCTACACCGCGAACATCTTCTGGAGCCACCAGTTCTCGTTCGACAACGGCCAGGGCGCCTACTTCGGCATGCAGAGCAACGGCGGCCAGAAACGCACGCTCCTGTTCTCCGTGTGGGACACCGACGGCGCCAGGAAGGGCCCCGACAGCACCTGCGAGCCGTTCGGCGGGGAAGGCGAGGGCCAGCACTGCCAGGCGCACGTGGACTGGACGGCCGGCCACACCTACAAGTTCAGCCTCGCGCCCAAGGGCCAGGGCTGGTTCACCGCCACCGTCACCGACGCCTCCACCGGCACCAGTACCGAGGTCGGGACCATCAGAGCGGCCAAGGGCGGCCGGGAGGCGACCGGCATCAACCCGGGCGGCATGATCGACTGGACCGAGTACTTCGAGTGGAGCCAGTCCTCCTCCAACTGCTACAACCAGCCCGCCGCCGCGGTCGCCTTCGCTCCGCCCACCGGCAACGGCGGCACGGTCACCGCCAAGGTCTCCGGCACCAGCGTCAACAACACCTGCGGCTCGGACGCCAAGGTCGACACCACCGCGCCGGGCTCCGTCCACCGCACCGCGATCGGCAACAGCCCCCGCGGCCTGGTCCACAGCGACCAGAAGTGCCTGCGTGCACCCGGCAGCGGCAAAGCCGCACTGTCCGACTGCAACACCACCGCCGGCGACCGCGCCTGGGTCTACTCAGCCGACCAGACCCTGCGCCTGAGGTCCGACGACTGCCTCACCGCGAACGGCTCCGCCACCGCCGTCGGCGCCTGCCAGGGCGACAGCAAGGCCCAGGGCAAGGTCAACGACCCCGCCAAGCGCTGGACCTACGACCCCACCGCCAAGACCCTCAAGAACAGCCAGTCCGGGCTCTGCCTCACCGCGGCCGCCGACGGCACCACCAGCACCAAGGACTGCGCCGGCACCGCCGACCAGAAGTGGACCCTGCCGACCACCGGCACCACCGATCCCACGCCCGTCCCGCCGAACCCCACCCCCGTCCCGCCGGTGCCGCCGACCACCCCGCCCGTCCACACCGGCCCGCTCACCGACCAGGACTGGACCGCCGCCACCAGCGGCTGGGGCCCCGCCGAGAAGAACAGGAGCAACGGCGAACAGGCCGCGGGCGACGGCCGCACCCTCACCATCCGCGGCACCACCTACGCCAAGGGCATCGGCGCCCACGCCACCAGCACCATCGCCTACAACCTCGCCGGCACGTGCAAGACCCTCACCGTGGACGTCGGCCTCGACGACGAGTCCCGCGGCAAGGGCTCGGTGAACTTCGAGATCTACCGCGACACCACCAAGGTCGCCGACAGCGGCACGCTCACGGGCACCTCGCCCGTCCAGCACCTGACCGCCGACCTCACCGGCGGCAGGCAGCTGCGCCTCGTCGTCAACAACGGGGGCGACAACATCAACTACGACCACGCCGACTGGGCCGACCCCCAGATCACCTGCAGCTGA
- a CDS encoding LysR family transcriptional regulator produces the protein MLVSSPDPVIDANLAIALDALLAEHSVTRAAARLHTSPAAMSRTLARLRRLLQDPLLVRAGQSMVPTPRAQALREEAATVVRSLGALLSPGASVDPASLRSTFTLQAADLVGAALAPGLLQLAQREAPGVSFRLRAEELEAGPALRDGRIDLEIGSIDHVDPETQVEELVSLRMVAAVRPGHPLTEGPLTPVRLAAAQHVAVSRRGRFTGPLDTALAEQNLHRRVGIVLPSHLAAMTLAARSDVVCLVPAAPPGAAPSPLTHDAGALGLHLLDIPLALPPLTIGMAWHPRHTADGAHHWLRNAVRRTLCSPTAASETTVADAIDPE, from the coding sequence ATGCTGGTGAGCAGCCCTGATCCGGTCATCGACGCCAATCTCGCCATCGCGCTGGATGCTCTGCTGGCCGAGCACAGCGTGACCCGCGCCGCCGCACGGCTGCACACCTCGCCCGCCGCCATGAGCCGCACCCTCGCGCGTCTGCGCCGCCTCCTCCAGGACCCCCTCCTGGTCCGGGCCGGACAGAGCATGGTTCCCACCCCACGCGCCCAGGCCCTGCGCGAGGAAGCCGCCACAGTGGTACGCAGCCTCGGAGCGCTGCTCAGCCCTGGCGCGAGCGTCGACCCCGCCAGCCTCCGCAGCACCTTCACCCTCCAGGCCGCCGACCTGGTCGGCGCGGCACTGGCCCCCGGACTGCTCCAACTGGCCCAGCGGGAGGCGCCGGGGGTCTCGTTCCGGCTCCGGGCCGAGGAGTTGGAGGCCGGCCCCGCCCTGCGCGACGGCCGGATCGACCTGGAGATCGGATCCATCGACCACGTGGACCCCGAAACCCAGGTCGAAGAACTGGTCAGCCTCCGCATGGTGGCGGCCGTCCGGCCCGGCCATCCGCTCACCGAAGGGCCGCTGACCCCGGTCCGGCTCGCTGCCGCCCAACACGTCGCGGTCAGCCGCCGCGGCCGGTTCACCGGCCCCCTCGACACCGCCCTGGCCGAGCAGAACCTCCACCGGCGGGTCGGCATCGTCCTCCCCAGCCACCTGGCCGCGATGACCCTCGCCGCCCGCAGCGACGTCGTCTGCCTCGTACCCGCCGCACCCCCCGGCGCCGCCCCCTCGCCCCTCACCCACGACGCCGGCGCCCTCGGACTGCACCTCCTCGACATCCCCCTGGCACTGCCACCGCTGACCATCGGCATGGCCTGGCACCCCCGACACACGGCCGACGGAGCCCACCACTGGCTCCGCAACGCCGTCCGCCGGACTCTCTGCTCACCGACAGCAGCTTCTGAGACCACCGTGGCGGACGCGATCGACCCCGAGTAG
- a CDS encoding DUF899 domain-containing protein: protein MTTTPDEPTAVLPGRPPVVDLATWQAARDELLVREKAHTHEGDALAAARRRLPMVELDGTVQVVGPDGPVPFLDLFQGREELVVYQHMWYDGAPHQGQCEGCTTTAWHMKDAVYLNARGVSFAVLTSGPWDEVAPYVEFMGYTQPWYSVRGGQAPVGGEMGHLVCFLRDGDRVFLTYSTTGRGNEPVNGSLGLLDMTPYGRGEAWEDNPEGRSVLGDVREGHPAEGRQACWYWRSDADGVATWGPTSRPVPQWTRPGATPVETLGRHGHHG from the coding sequence ATGACAACCACCCCGGACGAGCCGACCGCCGTGCTGCCCGGCCGCCCGCCCGTCGTCGACCTCGCCACCTGGCAGGCCGCCCGTGACGAGCTTCTGGTCCGCGAGAAGGCTCACACCCACGAGGGCGACGCCCTTGCCGCGGCCCGCCGCCGGCTGCCGATGGTGGAGCTCGACGGGACGGTCCAGGTCGTCGGGCCCGACGGCCCGGTCCCGTTCCTGGACCTGTTCCAGGGCCGCGAGGAGCTCGTGGTCTATCAGCACATGTGGTACGACGGCGCGCCGCACCAGGGACAGTGCGAGGGCTGCACCACCACGGCCTGGCACATGAAGGACGCCGTCTACCTCAACGCGCGGGGCGTCTCGTTCGCCGTCCTGACCTCGGGCCCGTGGGACGAGGTGGCTCCCTACGTCGAGTTCATGGGTTACACCCAGCCCTGGTACTCGGTGCGGGGCGGGCAGGCGCCGGTCGGCGGAGAGATGGGGCACCTCGTCTGCTTCCTGCGCGACGGCGACCGCGTGTTCCTCACCTACTCCACGACGGGCCGTGGCAACGAGCCGGTCAACGGGTCGCTCGGCCTGCTCGACATGACGCCCTACGGCCGCGGCGAGGCGTGGGAGGACAACCCCGAGGGCCGGTCCGTGCTCGGCGATGTCCGCGAGGGGCACCCGGCCGAGGGCCGCCAGGCCTGCTGGTACTGGCGCTCGGACGCCGACGGCGTCGCCACCTGGGGCCCGACCAGCCGGCCCGTGCCGCAGTGGACCCGCCCCGGTGCGACCCCCGTGGAGACCCTCGGCCGGCACGGCCACCACGGCTGA
- a CDS encoding darcynin family protein, with amino-acid sequence MPAEKTEPPVTAFMLVKTTPEWLALTVRERVDAFTTQVLPVIKARTTGVRSRFYDTEFYSARVTDVWVWEAEDHHAYQLLVDALRETPFWDRYFEVVDLLVGTENGYARTYGLEPVATITT; translated from the coding sequence ATGCCCGCTGAAAAGACCGAACCGCCGGTCACGGCATTCATGCTGGTCAAGACCACACCCGAGTGGCTCGCCCTGACCGTCCGGGAACGCGTGGACGCCTTCACCACCCAGGTCCTGCCGGTCATCAAGGCCAGGACCACCGGCGTCCGGTCACGCTTCTACGACACGGAGTTCTACTCCGCGCGTGTCACCGACGTCTGGGTGTGGGAGGCCGAGGACCACCACGCCTACCAGCTCCTCGTCGACGCACTGCGCGAAACCCCCTTCTGGGACCGCTACTTCGAGGTCGTCGACCTCCTCGTCGGCACCGAGAACGGCTACGCCCGAACCTACGGCCTCGAACCCGTCGCCACCATCACCACCTGA
- a CDS encoding NAD(P)H-binding protein has translation MIVITAPTGNIGRHLLARLLESAPAAGEELRVIVRDPARLPDAARGRVEVVVGSHGDAAVVDRAFEGADAVFWLAPPDASLTPQDAYSGFSGPAVRALAAHGVGHVVGVSALGRGTPLADRAGLVTASLDLDDLIAGSGVAYRALANPSFFENLLEESESIREKGVFTDSVDADRKAPFVAVADIAAAAAGLLLDRSWTGTDSVPVLGPQDLSPNDLARIMTEQLGRPVRYERQPLDELYTTLVGYGLNETFVQGIVDMKRAKDEGLDAGVARTPDTTFPTSFEQWCAQTLKPAVLA, from the coding sequence ATGATCGTCATTACTGCTCCCACCGGGAACATCGGCCGTCACCTGCTCGCCCGGCTCCTGGAGTCCGCCCCCGCCGCGGGCGAGGAACTGCGCGTGATCGTGCGCGACCCCGCACGGCTTCCGGACGCGGCGCGCGGGCGCGTCGAGGTGGTCGTCGGCTCGCACGGAGACGCCGCGGTCGTCGACCGGGCCTTCGAGGGGGCGGACGCCGTCTTCTGGCTCGCCCCTCCGGACGCCTCCCTGACCCCGCAGGACGCCTACAGCGGCTTCAGCGGACCCGCCGTGAGGGCGCTCGCCGCCCACGGCGTCGGCCATGTCGTCGGCGTCTCCGCGCTCGGCCGCGGCACCCCGCTCGCCGACCGGGCCGGCCTCGTCACCGCCTCCCTCGACCTGGACGACCTCATCGCCGGCAGCGGCGTCGCCTACCGGGCCCTGGCCAACCCGTCCTTCTTCGAGAACCTCCTGGAGGAGTCCGAGTCGATCCGCGAGAAGGGCGTCTTCACCGACTCCGTCGACGCCGACCGCAAGGCCCCCTTCGTCGCTGTCGCCGACATCGCGGCCGCCGCCGCCGGCCTGCTGCTGGACCGCTCGTGGACCGGCACCGACAGCGTCCCGGTCCTCGGGCCGCAGGACCTGTCGCCCAACGATCTGGCCCGCATCATGACCGAACAGCTCGGCCGCCCCGTCCGTTACGAACGCCAGCCGCTCGACGAGCTGTACACCACCCTCGTCGGCTACGGCCTCAACGAGACATTCGTCCAGGGCATCGTCGACATGAAGCGGGCCAAGGACGAAGGTCTCGACGCCGGCGTCGCCCGCACCCCGGACACCACCTTCCCCACCAGCTTCGAGCAGTGGTGCGCCCAGACCCTCAAGCCCGCCGTCCTCGCCTGA
- a CDS encoding RNA polymerase sigma factor has translation MTPDRESLAADVAAAQAGDKAALGRIMAAFLPLAYKLIGRELDGHVDVDDVVQETMVRVVDRLGTLRDPSSFRSWLVAVAKNEVRRRWSRRQQVLDPVEPGDQLADPQADFVEVTILRLGILDARREFAEAVRWLDHEDGGLLALWRLENEGELSRAEVAEALGISLHHAGVRIQRLKGRLTTGRAVVRALAAEPGCPALDAATADRDGAVTPLWRNRIARHIRSCACCCGYQGDLMPVEVVLAGAALRGMAPPRRLYSAASPVLPAARRHSAPRHAVSVG, from the coding sequence ATGACTCCCGATCGAGAGTCCTTGGCGGCGGATGTCGCCGCTGCTCAGGCCGGTGACAAGGCGGCTCTGGGCCGCATCATGGCCGCCTTCCTGCCGCTGGCCTACAAGCTGATCGGCCGGGAGCTGGACGGGCATGTGGATGTGGACGACGTGGTCCAGGAGACCATGGTCCGTGTCGTCGACAGGCTGGGCACGCTGCGTGACCCGTCCTCGTTCCGGTCCTGGCTGGTGGCGGTGGCCAAGAACGAGGTCCGGCGGCGCTGGAGCCGTCGGCAGCAGGTGCTGGACCCGGTCGAGCCGGGTGACCAACTCGCCGATCCGCAGGCCGATTTCGTCGAGGTCACCATCCTGCGGCTGGGCATTCTCGATGCCCGCCGCGAGTTCGCGGAGGCCGTCCGGTGGCTGGACCACGAGGACGGTGGCCTTCTGGCGCTGTGGCGGTTGGAGAACGAGGGTGAACTGAGCCGGGCGGAGGTCGCCGAGGCGCTGGGGATCTCGCTCCACCACGCGGGCGTGCGCATCCAGCGGCTGAAGGGGCGTCTCACCACCGGTCGCGCCGTGGTCCGTGCCCTGGCCGCCGAACCCGGCTGCCCGGCGCTCGACGCGGCCACCGCGGACCGGGACGGCGCGGTGACGCCGCTGTGGCGCAACCGGATAGCCCGGCACATCCGTTCGTGCGCCTGCTGCTGTGGCTACCAGGGCGACCTGATGCCGGTGGAGGTCGTGCTGGCCGGCGCGGCGCTTCGGGGCATGGCCCCGCCTCGGCGGCTGTACTCCGCGGCGTCGCCCGTACTGCCCGCGGCGCGCAGGCACTCCGCCCCGCGCCACGCCGTGAGCGTCGGCTGA
- a CDS encoding CAP domain-containing protein, translating to MGAAAMVAGLVVGLTVSSPDGPDRTTNRADSIAPQAAQSAAPPAAPSDAPTVAVPSPTPVADGSATAQPSPAPSVSPGPVAPAATRSAAPAAGRTTAAPPAKPSTAPPTSGRTTAAPPVGGTQEQFARQVLDLTNVQRAQNGCGPLTGDAKLQAAAQGHSEDMAARDFFDHTNPDGDSPGKRIEAAGYLWRGLGENIARGQADPATVVDGWMHSPGHRANILNCSLTELGVGVHLGPGGPWWTQDFGTPR from the coding sequence GTGGGCGCCGCCGCCATGGTGGCCGGGCTGGTCGTGGGTCTGACGGTGTCCTCTCCCGACGGACCGGACCGGACGACGAACCGCGCCGACAGCATCGCGCCGCAGGCCGCCCAGTCGGCTGCCCCGCCGGCCGCCCCGTCGGACGCGCCGACAGTCGCCGTACCCAGCCCGACACCGGTCGCCGACGGCTCCGCCACCGCACAGCCGAGTCCGGCCCCCAGCGTCAGCCCCGGCCCGGTGGCCCCCGCCGCCACTCGTTCCGCCGCGCCCGCCGCAGGGCGCACCACCGCCGCGCCACCTGCCAAGCCGTCCACCGCACCGCCCACGTCCGGGCGCACCACCGCCGCACCGCCCGTCGGCGGCACCCAAGAGCAGTTCGCCCGACAGGTCCTCGACCTGACCAACGTCCAACGGGCCCAGAACGGGTGCGGCCCCCTCACCGGCGACGCCAAGCTGCAGGCTGCAGCGCAGGGCCACTCCGAGGACATGGCCGCGCGGGACTTCTTCGACCACACCAACCCCGACGGCGACAGCCCCGGGAAGCGCATCGAAGCCGCCGGCTACCTGTGGCGCGGCCTCGGGGAGAACATCGCCAGGGGCCAGGCAGACCCGGCCACCGTGGTGGACGGCTGGATGCACAGCCCCGGGCACCGAGCCAACATCCTCAACTGCTCCCTCACGGAGCTCGGTGTCGGCGTCCACCTCGGCCCCGGCGGCCCCTGGTGGACCCAGGACTTCGGGACACCCCGCTGA
- a CDS encoding PadR family transcriptional regulator, translated as MSLRHALLGLLSDRPASGYDLLKLFETSLANAWPATQSQVYTELTKLADAGLITVTAHGARGRKEYALTDTGLAELRHWLTETTPVQHARSDLLLRVFFLGVLTPEQARDYLRWLAEVSAQGHDRLRAVEESVDWDDDSLSAHGRIALEYGLRFNAMRREWAEWAAEQI; from the coding sequence ATGAGCCTTCGACACGCACTGCTGGGACTCCTCTCGGACCGCCCCGCCAGCGGCTACGACCTGTTGAAGCTGTTCGAGACCTCGCTCGCCAACGCCTGGCCGGCGACTCAGAGCCAGGTCTACACCGAGCTGACCAAGCTGGCCGATGCCGGACTGATCACCGTCACGGCCCACGGCGCACGCGGTCGCAAGGAGTACGCGCTGACCGACACGGGACTGGCCGAGCTCAGGCACTGGCTCACCGAGACCACGCCGGTGCAACACGCCCGCAGCGACCTCCTGCTGCGGGTCTTCTTCCTCGGCGTGCTCACCCCCGAACAGGCCCGCGACTACCTGCGGTGGCTGGCCGAGGTCTCCGCGCAGGGCCACGACCGGCTGCGGGCCGTCGAGGAGTCCGTCGACTGGGACGACGACAGCCTGTCCGCACACGGCCGGATCGCCCTGGAGTACGGCCTGCGCTTCAACGCCATGCGCCGCGAGTGGGCCGAGTGGGCAGCGGAACAGATCTAG
- a CDS encoding D-2-hydroxyacid dehydrogenase family protein, translated as MKVRCAVLDDYQGVAGSFADWSTLAERVEVRSFQGHFAGVDELAEAVGDCEIVVVMRERTPFTAEVFARLPRLRLLITSGMRNASIDLAAAAAHGVTVSGTASHSQPPLELTWALILCLARQLGRESVAVRENGPWQSTIGTDLHGRRLGLLGLGKIGGEAARIGRAFGMEVVAWSRNLTAERAEAAGAVLAGSLAELLETSDFVSVHLVLSERTRGLIGADELRRMRPTAYLVNTSRAAIVDQSALAEALRGGWIAGAGVDVFETEPLPADHEFRSLPNLLATPHLGYVTERNYRSYYGEAVEDITAFLDGTPVRRLA; from the coding sequence ATGAAGGTGCGCTGTGCGGTGCTCGACGACTACCAGGGTGTCGCGGGTTCGTTCGCCGACTGGTCCACGCTCGCCGAGCGGGTGGAGGTCCGCTCGTTCCAGGGGCACTTCGCCGGCGTCGACGAGCTGGCCGAGGCGGTCGGCGACTGCGAGATCGTGGTCGTGATGCGGGAGCGCACGCCGTTCACCGCCGAGGTGTTCGCCCGGCTGCCCCGGCTGCGGCTGCTGATCACCTCGGGCATGCGCAACGCCTCGATCGACCTCGCCGCGGCTGCGGCACACGGTGTCACGGTGAGCGGCACGGCGAGCCACTCGCAGCCGCCGCTGGAGCTGACCTGGGCGCTGATCCTCTGCCTGGCCCGGCAGTTGGGCCGCGAGAGCGTCGCGGTCCGGGAGAACGGCCCGTGGCAGAGCACCATCGGCACCGACCTGCACGGGCGGCGCCTCGGCCTGCTCGGCCTCGGCAAGATCGGCGGCGAGGCCGCCCGGATCGGCCGGGCCTTCGGCATGGAGGTCGTCGCCTGGAGCCGGAACCTGACCGCCGAGCGGGCCGAGGCCGCGGGCGCCGTCCTCGCGGGGTCCTTGGCGGAGCTGCTGGAGACCAGCGACTTCGTCTCGGTCCACCTCGTCCTGAGCGAGCGGACCCGGGGCCTGATCGGTGCGGACGAGTTGCGGCGGATGCGTCCGACGGCGTACCTGGTGAACACCTCGCGGGCCGCCATCGTGGACCAGTCCGCACTGGCCGAGGCGCTGCGCGGGGGCTGGATCGCCGGCGCCGGCGTCGACGTCTTCGAGACCGAGCCGCTCCCCGCCGACCACGAGTTCCGCTCGCTGCCGAACCTGCTCGCCACCCCGCACCTCGGGTACGTGACCGAGCGCAACTACCGCTCGTACTACGGCGAGGCGGTGGAGGACATCACGGCGTTCCTGGACGGGACACCGGTCCGTCGGCTCGCCTGA
- a CDS encoding glycosyltransferase, producing MRVLLSTWGSRGDVEPLAGLAVGLRELGAQVRVCAPPDEEFAALLARVGVPMVPLGPTVRSVVAGTKPPTAQDAFRLAPELVAARFDTLTTTAEGCDALVATGLMPAGARDVAEKLGIRYVYACFHLAGLPSRHFSPGARPGRQSPQDETDNRVLWEQDAQRVDALYGEALNSHRAAIGLPPMGSVRDYVFTDRPWLAADPTLCPSQGMTDLDIVQTGAWILPDDRPLPEALEAFLDASEPPVYVGFGSMAAHAPKDIARIAVEASRAHGRRVLLARGWAGLAPIDEGDDCFVLGEVNQQALFRRVAAVVHHGGAGTTTTAARAGAPQVVVPRIADQPYWAARVAELGIGAAHHGPTPTFDSLSAALATALTSRTRARARAVAGAIRTDGATVAAKLLFETVGQERPPVSA from the coding sequence ATGCGCGTGTTGTTGTCGACATGGGGATCGCGCGGAGATGTCGAACCGCTGGCGGGACTGGCGGTGGGGCTGCGGGAACTCGGCGCGCAGGTGCGGGTGTGCGCGCCACCGGACGAGGAGTTCGCGGCGTTGCTGGCGCGTGTCGGGGTGCCGATGGTGCCGCTCGGCCCGACGGTGCGCTCGGTGGTGGCCGGCACGAAGCCACCGACGGCCCAAGACGCGTTCCGGCTCGCTCCCGAGCTGGTCGCCGCACGGTTCGACACGCTCACCACGACGGCCGAGGGATGTGACGCGCTGGTGGCGACCGGCCTGATGCCGGCCGGCGCACGGGACGTGGCCGAGAAACTGGGCATCCGCTACGTGTACGCGTGCTTCCATCTCGCCGGACTTCCGTCGCGGCACTTCAGCCCCGGGGCGCGGCCTGGCAGGCAATCCCCACAGGACGAGACCGACAACCGGGTGCTGTGGGAGCAGGACGCCCAGAGGGTGGACGCGCTGTACGGAGAGGCGCTCAACAGCCACCGGGCGGCCATCGGTCTGCCGCCGATGGGCAGCGTCCGCGACTACGTCTTCACCGACCGGCCGTGGCTGGCGGCAGACCCGACGCTGTGTCCGTCGCAGGGCATGACGGACCTCGACATCGTGCAGACCGGGGCATGGATCCTGCCCGACGACCGTCCGCTCCCGGAAGCGCTGGAGGCGTTCCTGGACGCGAGCGAACCACCGGTGTACGTGGGCTTCGGCAGTATGGCCGCGCACGCCCCGAAGGACATCGCCCGGATCGCCGTCGAGGCGAGCCGCGCACACGGCCGCCGCGTACTCCTCGCCCGCGGCTGGGCCGGCCTGGCCCCGATCGACGAGGGCGACGACTGCTTCGTCCTCGGCGAGGTCAACCAGCAGGCACTGTTCCGCCGGGTGGCGGCCGTCGTGCACCACGGCGGCGCGGGCACCACGACGACGGCGGCCCGGGCCGGCGCGCCTCAGGTGGTGGTCCCCCGGATCGCGGACCAGCCGTACTGGGCCGCCCGAGTGGCCGAGCTGGGCATCGGCGCGGCTCACCACGGCCCGACGCCGACCTTCGACTCCCTGTCCGCCGCGCTCGCAACGGCTCTGACGTCCAGGACCCGCGCACGGGCGAGGGCGGTGGCCGGCGCCATCCGCACCGACGGGGCGACGGTGGCCGCGAAACTGCTGTTCGAGACAGTCGGCCAGGAAAGGCCGCCCGTCTCCGCGTGA
- a CDS encoding HD domain-containing protein, whose amino-acid sequence MTVPTVRSARALHEKYAPGSDALDLVLTHCEIVARIALQLAARTGQRVDTDLVEIGALLHDIGVYRVGDGPYIRHGVLGHEILRAEGLPEWLCRFASCHTGVGLTRHDIEKQALPIPVGDYLAGTAEERLVMYADKFHSKSTPPRFLDASAYADRLTAFGPEKVDAFDVLVAEFGEPELAPLVAEYGHAWQQGAAVRR is encoded by the coding sequence GTGACTGTACCCACCGTCCGGAGCGCGCGTGCGCTGCACGAGAAGTACGCTCCCGGCAGCGACGCCCTCGACCTGGTCCTGACGCACTGCGAGATCGTGGCCCGGATCGCGCTGCAGCTCGCGGCCCGCACCGGGCAGCGGGTCGACACCGACCTGGTCGAGATCGGGGCGCTGCTCCACGACATCGGCGTCTACCGGGTCGGCGACGGCCCCTACATCCGGCACGGCGTGCTCGGGCACGAGATCCTGCGCGCCGAGGGCCTGCCCGAGTGGCTGTGCCGCTTCGCCTCCTGCCACACCGGTGTCGGGCTGACCCGGCACGACATCGAGAAGCAGGCGTTGCCCATCCCCGTCGGCGACTACCTCGCCGGAACCGCCGAGGAGCGGTTGGTGATGTACGCGGACAAGTTCCACTCCAAGAGCACCCCGCCGAGGTTCCTCGACGCGAGCGCCTACGCGGACCGGTTGACGGCCTTCGGACCGGAGAAGGTGGACGCGTTCGACGTCCTGGTCGCGGAGTTCGGCGAGCCCGAGCTCGCACCACTCGTCGCTGAGTACGGCCACGCCTGGCAGCAGGGCGCGGCAGTGCGCCGCTGA
- a CDS encoding acylphosphatase — protein sequence MTESVRLTALIDGFVQGVGFRWSVRDGVAGLGTLTGYARNLPDGRVEVVAEGPRKDCALLLDWLRKGDTPGRVEAVTESWGPATGDHDGFTIR from the coding sequence ATGACCGAGAGCGTCCGGCTGACCGCGCTGATCGACGGCTTTGTCCAGGGTGTCGGCTTCCGATGGTCCGTCAGGGATGGGGTGGCCGGGCTCGGTACGCTGACCGGCTACGCCCGGAACCTGCCGGACGGCCGGGTCGAGGTGGTGGCCGAGGGGCCTCGGAAGGACTGCGCGCTGCTGCTGGACTGGCTGCGGAAGGGCGACACCCCGGGCCGGGTGGAGGCGGTGACGGAGAGCTGGGGCCCCGCCACCGGCGACCACGACGGTTTCACCATCCGCTGA